One genomic window of Caballeronia sp. SBC1 includes the following:
- a CDS encoding DUF4148 domain-containing protein, producing the protein MKKLFFAASLLSCAVCSSAFAQSPTKPAQDQSWKPPVSTLTRTQVERSLVHAEKDGQLNYLDTVVYRGSR; encoded by the coding sequence ATGAAAAAACTTTTTTTCGCAGCAAGCCTTCTCTCATGCGCAGTGTGTTCTTCGGCGTTTGCGCAGTCACCGACAAAGCCCGCTCAAGACCAGTCGTGGAAGCCGCCGGTCTCGACCCTCACCCGCACGCAGGTTGAGCGTTCGCTCGTTCACGCTGAAAAAGACGGTCAGCTTAATTACCTCGATACGGTGGTTTATCGCGGTAGCCGCTAA
- a CDS encoding HAMP domain-containing sensor histidine kinase: MGRRWHNTTFRWLSVYAVIFALSVMVLIGFIGWSATTRMEFDADSVLHWQLFYFGSIDDPELPATVYRRTEGEHLNTNYFGLFAADGTHLAGDIRVLPADLPLDRQGHTLNDSLIVANQAKSPVVRAMGVRRHSGEQIVVARDLTHVLAVRETMINALVGGGLFCLLVSIASGLLLNLRQMRRVRDIRNVTLRIAEGDLNRRLPIGGRDELDMLAHLVNHMLEEIERLMTEVKSACDGIAHDLRTPAAHIRTLLANVAERMHVIQDDGVAQMLDRARVEADMLLDRFGAMLRISEIGALKRRGGFSSVDLTTLVHELSELYEPLAEDRGISWAVAIEQVPAVHGDRALLFEAFSNLLDNAIKFAPDNGAVRIELTDHPQGALLVISDNGPGIPEREREAVMQRFYRADQTRHLAGSGLGLSIVSAVMRLHDFALRVGANGTGTTPGTTMTIECWPHALE, encoded by the coding sequence ATGGGGCGCCGCTGGCATAACACGACCTTCAGGTGGCTTTCGGTCTACGCCGTCATCTTCGCACTGTCGGTCATGGTGCTGATCGGATTTATCGGCTGGTCGGCTACCACGCGCATGGAGTTCGACGCGGACTCGGTGCTCCATTGGCAGCTCTTCTACTTCGGGTCTATCGATGACCCGGAACTTCCTGCGACCGTTTACCGCCGCACGGAAGGCGAGCACCTGAATACCAATTACTTCGGGCTGTTCGCCGCGGACGGCACGCATCTCGCCGGCGATATCCGTGTCTTGCCTGCGGACCTGCCGCTCGATCGTCAAGGTCATACGCTCAACGATAGCCTGATCGTCGCCAACCAGGCGAAGTCGCCAGTCGTGCGGGCCATGGGCGTGCGTCGGCACAGCGGTGAACAGATCGTGGTTGCCCGCGACCTTACGCATGTGCTGGCTGTCCGCGAGACGATGATCAACGCGTTGGTTGGCGGGGGCTTGTTCTGCTTGCTGGTGAGCATAGCGAGCGGCTTGTTGCTCAACCTGCGGCAGATGCGGCGCGTGCGCGATATTCGCAATGTAACCTTGCGCATCGCAGAGGGCGATCTGAACCGGCGTTTGCCGATCGGTGGGCGAGACGAACTGGATATGCTCGCGCATCTGGTGAATCACATGCTCGAGGAAATCGAACGGCTGATGACGGAGGTCAAGAGCGCATGCGACGGAATAGCGCATGACTTGCGTACCCCGGCCGCGCATATCCGCACCTTGCTAGCCAACGTGGCCGAACGCATGCACGTGATCCAGGATGACGGCGTCGCGCAAATGCTCGACCGTGCGCGAGTCGAAGCCGATATGCTGCTCGATCGTTTCGGTGCGATGCTCCGCATTTCGGAGATTGGCGCCTTGAAGCGGCGTGGCGGGTTTTCGTCGGTGGATCTCACTACGCTCGTCCATGAATTAAGCGAACTGTATGAACCGCTCGCCGAGGACCGTGGAATTAGCTGGGCGGTTGCGATCGAACAGGTTCCCGCGGTGCATGGCGATCGGGCGTTGCTATTCGAAGCATTCAGTAACTTGCTAGACAACGCGATCAAGTTCGCGCCAGACAACGGGGCCGTGCGTATCGAACTGACGGATCATCCGCAGGGCGCGCTACTCGTGATTTCGGACAACGGTCCAGGTATTCCTGAGCGTGAGCGAGAGGCGGTCATGCAGCGCTTCTACAGAGCCGATCAGACGCGTCATCTGGCAGGCTCTGGACTCGGTCTCAGCATTGTGTCTGCCGTGATGCGGCTGCACGATTTCGCGCTTCGTGTGGGCGCTAACGGTACCGGTACCACCCCTGGCACGACGATGACGATTGAATGCTGGCCCCACGCGCTCGAATGA
- a CDS encoding response regulator transcription factor, producing the protein MTTRVLTVEDDPLAANEIVAELEKCGFEVDWVDNGPDGLARAMSGEYDVIMLDRMLPGLDGLTILTTLRTVGVQAPVLMLSALGDVDERIRGLRAGGDDYLTKPFNSDELTARLEVLLRRRREAPARNETTLNAGPLLIDLISRKVMRDGTEVSLLPTEYRILEFMMRHAGQTITRTMLFEAVWGYHFDPGTNLIDVHMGRLRKKIDPPGAKATIQTVRGSGYILT; encoded by the coding sequence ATGACGACACGAGTGCTTACGGTAGAGGACGATCCGCTAGCAGCGAATGAGATCGTGGCAGAGCTTGAAAAATGCGGGTTTGAGGTGGACTGGGTGGATAACGGACCCGACGGTCTCGCCCGTGCAATGAGCGGTGAGTATGACGTGATCATGCTCGACCGCATGCTCCCGGGACTCGACGGACTGACTATCCTCACCACCTTGCGAACGGTTGGCGTACAGGCGCCGGTGTTAATGCTAAGCGCGCTTGGCGACGTAGATGAGCGTATTCGCGGCCTGCGTGCGGGCGGTGACGATTACCTGACCAAGCCGTTTAATTCAGACGAACTCACAGCACGTCTCGAAGTACTGCTGCGACGTCGGCGCGAGGCTCCCGCACGCAATGAAACAACGCTGAACGCAGGACCGCTTCTCATCGATCTGATCTCGCGCAAGGTGATGCGCGACGGCACTGAAGTGTCGCTACTGCCAACCGAGTACCGGATCCTGGAGTTCATGATGCGGCACGCTGGTCAAACCATCACTCGCACCATGCTGTTCGAAGCGGTGTGGGGTTATCACTTCGATCCCGGCACCAATCTGATCGATGTTCACATGGGACGCTTGCGCAAGAAGATAGATCCCCCCGGTGCCAAAGCAACGATTCAGACCGTGCGCGGTTCGGGCTACATCCTGACGTGA